From one Asterias amurensis chromosome 10, ASM3211899v1 genomic stretch:
- the LOC139943096 gene encoding angiopoietin-related protein 7-like, with the protein MALFIHSLLIVLIMKAQVELHVEASSNLRMVSCDVDTSSKVDELRVIVENYLVILDDEVRNTQDLVKELQGAVSTNQETATAELEETRRMVGELQTAVSTNQETATAEQEETRRMVGELQTAVSTNQETANAGLEETRRMVGELQVAASTNQETATAEQVETRRMVSELQVTVSTSQEKVSVELRNTTLQLKETRRQLGVMERQMVELQESVSALKAVTTIGATDCSDILARGEARSGVYVVKPDTDTAFEVYCDMETDSGGWTVFQRRQDGSVDFYLDFANYSLGFGNLEGEFWLGNDYLHRLTAQGEYELRVDLSSFEEESSYAVYDSFSIADASDNFRLSVGSYLGNAGDSLILSNHQAFTTKDRDNDSWYKNCAEHRYGAWWYGGCGYSNLNGRYFNVATYNRQGITWFTFSDFISLKTTEMKIRSKV; encoded by the exons ATGGCGTTGTTTATCCATTCGCTCTTGATCGTTCTTATCATGAAAGCTCAAGTTGAACTACATGTTGAAGCATCCAGCAATCTGAGAATGGTTTCATGTGATGTCGATACAAGTAGTAAGGTAGACGAGTTGAGGGTAATAGTAGAAAACTACCTCGTCATTCTTGACGATGAAGTCAGAAACACACAAGATCTGGTGAAAGAGTTGCAGGGTGCAGTATCGACCAACCAAGAAACGGCCACAGCTGAGCTAGAGGAAACGCGACGTATGGTTGGCGAGTTGCAGACTGCAGTATCGACCAACCAAGAAACGGCCACCGCTGAGCAAGAGGAAACGCGACGTATGGTTGGCGAGTTGCAGACTGCAGTATCGACCAACCAAGAAACGGCCAATGCTGGGCTAGAGGAAACGCGACGTATGGTTGGCGAGTTGCAGGTTGCAGCATCGACCAACCAAGAAACGGCCACCGCTGAGCAAGTGGAAACACGACGtatggttagtgagttgcaaGTTACAGTATCGACCAGCCAAGAAAAGGTATCTGTCGAACTAAGAAACACAACACTTCAGTTAAAAGAAACGAGACGTCAACTGGGAGTCATGGAGCGTCAGATGGTAGAGCTCCAGGAGTCAGTGtctgcattaaaggcagtgaccactattg GAGCCACAGATTGTTCCGACATTCTCGCAAGAGGTGAGGCACGCAGTGGCGTTTACGTCGTGAAGCCAGACACCGATACGGCATTCGAGGtgtactgtgatatggagacagacAGCGGAGGCTGGACG GTTTTCCAGCGGCGCCAGGACGGTAGTGTAGATTTCTATTTGGACTTTGCCAACTACAGCCTGGGCTTTGGGAATCTAGAGGGAGAGTTTTGGCTCGGTAACGACTACTTGCACCGTCTGACCGCTCAGGGCGAGTACGAACTACGTGTGGATCTATCAAGCTTCGAGGAAGAATCCTCATATGCTGTCTATGACTCGTTCAGCATCGCCGATGCGAGTGACAACTTCAGGCTCTCTGTGGGAAGTTACTTAGGAAACGCAG GAGACTCGTTAATCCTCAGCAATCACCAGGCCTTTACGACCAAAGACCGAGACAACGATAGCTGGTATAAAAACTGTGCTGAGCATCGGTATGGAGCCTGGTGGTACGGCGGCTGTGGCTACTCCAATTTGAACGGGAGATACTTCAATGTGGCCACTTACAATAGGCAAGGAATTACATGGTTTACCTTTTCAGATTTCATCTCACTTAAAACTACTGAGATGAAAATCAGAAGTAAAGTTTag